A region of Thermorudis peleae DNA encodes the following proteins:
- a CDS encoding NAD(P)-dependent alcohol dehydrogenase has translation MRAARLYRYDPEMNEQLRLEDVPEPTITQPDDVIVRVVAAGLCRTDLHIIEGVWKDILDPQRTLLPYTLGHENTGIVEAVGSGVTAVKPGDRVICHPLRTCGVCLACRHGEDMYCLNGRFPGLDSDGGFAEYLLTSERALVKLSADVDLVEVAPLADAGLTAYRAAKKAARLLPPGTSGVIIGIGGLGHIALQVLRAFSGARLIAVDVSEAARQRARELGADDVLAGGPDLVEQVKELTGGGAHVVLDFVGEKGVEQQAWQMLRKGGTQIIIGYGGRIEIPTVHMIFNEITVAGSLVGNYAELYELMDMAARGLVRVHVQRYPLHEINRAIDDFKHGRYFGRAVIVPS, from the coding sequence GTGCGCGCAGCACGACTGTATCGGTATGATCCGGAGATGAATGAGCAACTGCGGCTCGAAGATGTTCCCGAGCCCACGATAACGCAGCCGGACGACGTGATCGTGCGAGTGGTGGCGGCTGGGCTTTGCCGCACCGATTTGCACATTATTGAAGGTGTCTGGAAGGATATTTTGGACCCGCAACGGACGCTGCTGCCCTACACCCTCGGCCATGAAAACACGGGGATTGTTGAGGCTGTGGGCAGTGGCGTAACTGCTGTCAAGCCAGGCGATCGGGTGATTTGCCACCCCTTGCGTACCTGTGGTGTCTGCCTGGCCTGCCGCCACGGCGAGGACATGTACTGCCTCAATGGTCGGTTCCCAGGGCTCGACAGCGATGGCGGGTTTGCTGAATACCTGCTGACGAGCGAACGGGCGCTCGTCAAACTCAGTGCAGATGTTGATCTGGTCGAGGTCGCGCCGCTGGCCGATGCTGGGCTGACGGCCTATCGGGCTGCCAAGAAGGCGGCGCGCCTCCTGCCGCCGGGGACGTCCGGGGTGATCATTGGCATTGGGGGCCTGGGGCACATCGCCCTGCAGGTGTTGCGGGCCTTCAGTGGGGCGCGCCTCATTGCCGTCGACGTGTCCGAGGCAGCACGCCAGCGCGCACGTGAACTCGGTGCCGACGATGTGCTCGCTGGTGGGCCCGACTTGGTCGAGCAGGTCAAGGAGCTGACCGGTGGCGGAGCACACGTCGTGTTGGACTTCGTCGGGGAGAAAGGGGTCGAGCAACAGGCCTGGCAGATGCTGCGCAAAGGTGGAACGCAGATCATCATCGGGTATGGCGGTCGGATTGAGATTCCAACCGTACACATGATTTTCAACGAGATTACGGTTGCAGGAAGCCTCGTTGGCAACTACGCCGAACTCTATGAGCTCATGGACATGGCTGCGCGTGGCTTGGTGCGTGTCCACGTCCAGCGCTATCCCCTGCACGAGATCAACCGCGCGATCGACGACTTTAAGCATGGCCGCTACTTCGGTCGCGCGGTCATCGTGCCATCGTAG
- a CDS encoding CARDB domain-containing protein: protein MRRRSMVVWSMVVLLLGAGLPLVPRVARPQAAPASSPEAALQQAGVALPFLLNTGQYPAGVVAGLSTLLGGLGVWVGQDGTLTLATREAAVVERLAGQPRAVRPGPASPTVVRRYVGTPEQWQEAVPTAQWLELADPWPGVTVRLVPRSQGVEKLFTLAPGVSPATIAVEVAGATVESTGDGGLVLRPASGPPLQVAPPQAFQPRADGGRDPIPAAYWVAGQRYGVQLRGPVDPARPVVIDPLVSASFLGGSGLDSADNRRVLNRLPDGRLVVAGYTQSPTFPGAGGPRPGGPGDAVLVALDPALTTISWATYLGGSGDDIVLSVDATSSDVFVVGHTTSFSDFPGTLIGTGGGSEDAFIARLTASGALQWARRIGGAANVYGEYFAGVQVANGAVYAVGSTDSDWQAANIPNGAYDTSFDRSGSTPPLGAAVIARFDLNGNLTAWTYNSVPGDTSYAYDLVVWDTGLAVVGNSCGVHTTPGAFQTSCQGGDPYRDGWLAVFSLDLQTLQYGTFLGSPGSDIAVQVVRQAATGLLWILGFTDSASFPTTVNRLQACGNGSYDAFLVAIAPNGNDASDLRYGTCLGSAGDDRGRGLTILGKVLGLAVTVRGPVGSGWTPAGSAFFDETYNGPSGTVNDYLALLELGGDATAPTVTVRAWSYLGSDRNLNQFAGGLVLWDETVCEGDTCAMIYFLARATRQDGQLLSGLPRNLPVGPAGVLQPQPAGDQDVYLAVWQPLAWNSLDNSWGLAPARATSAQLTVVGQGSVVSSVWDWDGSTALRFNQSGPGTQTINTPSQRPFLNQLVWLAATPSPGWTFQSWSGDCTGTNPTIQVTVGTTLTCTATFVPTTPSTPTPPPTPTPTPTPVPKPDLVVSALDARPRAARGGPLRATVTVRNQGTAPAPASTVALLFSADPTPSADDLQLGTCGIGPLGVGQQASCQVTVRALPRTPHQQGYLVAVADWGNGVVELNETNNSLAQPFLIQ from the coding sequence ATGCGTAGACGGAGCATGGTGGTCTGGTCGATGGTCGTGCTGTTACTCGGGGCGGGGCTACCGCTGGTGCCGCGGGTGGCCCGGCCGCAGGCTGCACCAGCGTCGTCGCCGGAGGCGGCGCTGCAGCAGGCGGGGGTGGCTCTGCCCTTCCTGCTCAACACGGGCCAGTACCCGGCGGGCGTGGTGGCGGGGCTGAGCACGCTGCTGGGCGGGCTGGGCGTCTGGGTAGGGCAGGACGGGACACTGACGCTGGCGACGCGTGAGGCGGCTGTGGTCGAGCGGCTGGCGGGGCAGCCCCGGGCGGTGCGGCCGGGGCCGGCCAGCCCGACGGTGGTCCGCCGCTACGTTGGCACGCCCGAGCAGTGGCAGGAGGCGGTGCCGACAGCGCAGTGGCTGGAGCTGGCTGACCCCTGGCCGGGGGTGACCGTCCGGCTGGTGCCACGGTCCCAGGGGGTGGAGAAGCTGTTCACGCTGGCGCCTGGGGTGAGTCCGGCGACGATCGCGGTAGAGGTGGCGGGGGCGACGGTGGAGTCCACAGGTGATGGCGGGCTGGTGCTGCGGCCGGCGAGTGGTCCCCCGTTACAGGTAGCACCGCCCCAGGCGTTTCAGCCGCGGGCAGACGGCGGGCGTGACCCGATCCCGGCCGCCTACTGGGTTGCCGGGCAGCGCTACGGCGTCCAGCTACGCGGCCCGGTGGATCCAGCCCGGCCCGTCGTGATCGACCCGCTGGTCAGCGCGAGCTTTCTCGGGGGAAGCGGTCTCGACTCGGCTGACAACAGACGCGTTCTAAACCGGCTGCCGGACGGCCGGCTGGTTGTGGCTGGCTACACGCAGTCGCCGACCTTCCCAGGCGCTGGTGGGCCACGGCCTGGCGGGCCAGGCGACGCCGTGCTCGTCGCCCTCGACCCGGCTCTGACGACGATCAGCTGGGCGACCTACCTCGGCGGCAGCGGGGACGACATCGTCCTGTCCGTCGATGCCACGAGCAGCGACGTCTTCGTCGTGGGCCATACCACCTCCTTCAGCGACTTCCCCGGCACGCTGATCGGGACAGGTGGGGGCTCCGAGGACGCCTTCATCGCCCGCCTCACGGCCAGCGGCGCGCTCCAGTGGGCACGCCGCATCGGCGGCGCAGCGAACGTCTACGGTGAATATTTTGCTGGCGTGCAGGTAGCCAATGGGGCGGTCTACGCCGTGGGTTCTACCGACTCTGACTGGCAGGCGGCCAACATCCCCAACGGGGCGTACGACACCTCGTTCGACCGCTCCGGCAGCACGCCGCCGCTCGGAGCCGCGGTCATCGCCCGCTTCGACCTGAACGGCAACCTGACCGCCTGGACGTACAACTCCGTGCCAGGAGACACCTCCTACGCCTACGACCTCGTCGTCTGGGACACCGGCCTCGCGGTCGTGGGCAATTCGTGCGGCGTCCACACGACGCCCGGCGCCTTCCAGACGAGTTGCCAGGGCGGTGACCCATACCGTGACGGCTGGCTGGCCGTCTTCAGCCTCGACCTGCAGACCCTGCAGTACGGCACCTTCCTCGGCTCACCTGGCAGCGACATAGCCGTACAGGTTGTGCGGCAGGCAGCGACCGGCTTGCTCTGGATCCTCGGATTCACCGACAGCGCCAGTTTCCCCACGACGGTGAACCGCCTGCAGGCCTGCGGGAACGGGAGCTACGACGCCTTCTTGGTCGCGATTGCGCCGAACGGCAACGACGCGAGCGACCTGCGCTACGGTACCTGCCTCGGCTCGGCTGGTGACGATCGCGGTAGAGGACTCACCATTCTCGGCAAGGTGCTGGGGCTCGCCGTGACGGTGCGCGGGCCGGTCGGGTCGGGCTGGACGCCCGCAGGCAGCGCCTTCTTCGACGAGACCTACAACGGCCCGAGTGGTACGGTCAACGACTACCTCGCCCTGCTCGAGCTGGGCGGCGACGCCACCGCACCGACCGTCACCGTGCGGGCCTGGAGCTACCTCGGCAGCGACCGGAACCTGAATCAATTTGCCGGCGGGCTCGTACTGTGGGACGAGACCGTGTGCGAGGGTGACACCTGTGCCATGATCTATTTCCTTGCCCGCGCGACCCGCCAGGACGGGCAGCTCCTCAGCGGCCTGCCGCGCAACCTGCCGGTCGGCCCGGCCGGCGTCCTCCAGCCTCAACCGGCCGGTGACCAGGACGTTTACCTCGCGGTCTGGCAGCCGCTGGCGTGGAACTCCCTCGATAATAGCTGGGGGTTGGCGCCGGCCCGAGCCACGAGCGCGCAGTTGACGGTGGTGGGGCAGGGGAGCGTCGTCTCGAGTGTCTGGGACTGGGACGGCTCAACCGCGCTGCGCTTCAATCAGTCAGGTCCCGGCACCCAGACGATCAACACGCCCAGCCAGCGGCCGTTCCTGAACCAGCTCGTCTGGCTCGCGGCCACGCCGAGCCCGGGCTGGACGTTCCAGAGCTGGTCGGGCGACTGCACCGGGACGAATCCGACGATTCAGGTCACCGTCGGCACGACCCTCACCTGCACGGCGACCTTCGTGCCGACCACGCCTTCAACGCCGACGCCGCCACCGACGCCGACACCCACGCCGACGCCGGTGCCCAAGCCGGACCTGGTGGTGAGCGCGCTCGACGCCCGCCCACGCGCAGCCCGCGGTGGGCCGCTGCGGGCCACGGTGACCGTGCGCAACCAGGGCACCGCGCCTGCCCCGGCCAGCACCGTCGCCCTGCTCTTCTCCGCGGACCCAACGCCCAGTGCTGACGACCTGCAGCTGGGCACCTGTGGGATTGGGCCGCTCGGGGTTGGCCAGCAGGCCAGTTGCCAGGTGACGGTGCGCGCCTTGCCACGCACGCCGCACCAGCAGGGGTACCTGGTGGCGGTGGCCGACTGGGGGAATGGGGTGGTCGAACTGAACGAAACCAACAACAGCCTGGCCCAGCCGTTCCTGATCCAGTAG
- a CDS encoding helix-turn-helix domain-containing protein: MSGVSLPITMADTQPSRLPTALRHAISRPALALGLLFAWILSLPLAGPLLLRAQPPGLGPLSAAEAYTLAHTLTLLTAGLALGRLPTAWATRLGAVTAPLALSLAVLPVTWWAPLLVAVGITSASGVLAVGQALAALPAPARPWSIAAGAFLANLAYMAVLLLHGPVIDRVLVGALALGPLALPWLVTGHDEQLHGQPSVPWHTLLPLLPAVFSVYLVGGLMYALVLPTLGPIGTRLGAIPYLVFLPVAAWIATRGRSRAARLGPGMLGLGYVGWALLNGPLQDILAQTLIVGSYAFLDVTFWTTFADHAARHRRILGLGLGTMTSAIFLGMLLAEPIATLAAGREMNAALLAAAVLLLAAITFPALWPELAMTPGATPPATSGHPQSPAVPQMPPEQPTPSVSAQALPFPPAMLVTLDHAGLTSREVQILELAAQGLSNKEIAHQLGLSLGTVRKHLENSYRKLGARSRVEALNRLAQLRREAEAPTSKLPASRLPGATSQATRSVVPPSVTPQLPAPQEEEHRTEDNT; this comes from the coding sequence ATGAGCGGAGTCTCGTTACCGATCACCATGGCCGATACCCAGCCATCTCGCCTTCCCACCGCACTGCGGCACGCGATCAGCCGGCCGGCTCTCGCGTTAGGGCTGCTGTTCGCCTGGATCCTCAGTCTGCCGCTTGCTGGGCCACTACTTCTGCGGGCTCAGCCCCCTGGCCTCGGCCCTCTTTCGGCCGCTGAGGCTTACACCCTCGCCCACACGCTCACCCTACTGACCGCCGGGCTCGCTCTCGGCCGTCTGCCCACTGCCTGGGCCACCCGCCTCGGCGCAGTGACCGCCCCGCTGGCCCTGTCCCTCGCCGTCCTTCCCGTCACCTGGTGGGCACCGTTACTCGTTGCCGTTGGTATTACCAGCGCTAGCGGCGTGCTCGCCGTGGGCCAGGCACTAGCTGCCCTGCCAGCCCCCGCCCGTCCCTGGTCTATCGCCGCTGGCGCATTCCTGGCCAACCTGGCCTATATGGCCGTCCTGTTGCTTCATGGTCCTGTGATCGACCGCGTGCTTGTCGGTGCGCTCGCCCTCGGCCCCCTGGCGCTGCCCTGGTTGGTCACTGGACACGACGAGCAGCTGCACGGCCAGCCCAGCGTGCCATGGCACACCCTCCTGCCGCTGCTGCCGGCAGTGTTCAGTGTCTACCTCGTCGGCGGTCTTATGTATGCCCTGGTGCTGCCAACCCTCGGGCCAATCGGCACCCGCCTAGGTGCCATACCCTACCTCGTCTTCCTACCTGTGGCCGCCTGGATCGCTACCCGTGGCCGCAGTCGGGCCGCCCGCCTTGGCCCCGGCATGCTTGGGCTGGGCTACGTCGGCTGGGCGCTGCTCAATGGGCCCCTGCAGGACATCCTCGCCCAGACGTTGATTGTTGGCAGTTACGCTTTTCTCGATGTCACGTTCTGGACGACGTTCGCCGACCACGCCGCCCGGCACCGGCGGATCTTAGGTCTCGGCCTTGGGACGATGACCTCGGCAATCTTCCTCGGCATGCTGCTTGCCGAGCCGATCGCAACCCTCGCAGCTGGTCGCGAAATGAACGCTGCGCTCCTTGCCGCCGCTGTCCTCCTTCTCGCAGCCATCACCTTCCCGGCACTGTGGCCTGAACTCGCCATGACGCCAGGAGCCACGCCACCAGCTACTTCCGGCCATCCGCAATCCCCGGCTGTTCCCCAAATGCCACCTGAACAGCCCACTCCTTCGGTTAGTGCTCAGGCACTCCCGTTCCCTCCAGCCATGCTTGTCACGCTTGACCACGCTGGGCTGACCTCGCGCGAAGTGCAGATCCTCGAGTTAGCTGCCCAGGGACTCTCCAACAAAGAGATCGCCCACCAGCTTGGTCTCTCGCTCGGTACTGTGCGCAAGCACCTCGAGAACAGCTACCGCAAGCTCGGCGCCCGCAGCCGTGTCGAAGCCCTCAACCGCCTCGCCCAGCTGCGCCGCGAGGCCGAGGCTCCCACCAGTAAACTACCAGCTTCCCGACTGCCTGGCGCTACTTCCCAGGCCACACGTTCAGTTGTTCCCCCAAGTGTGACGCCTCAGCTTCCCGCGCCCCAAGAGGAGGAGCATCGCACAGAAGACAATACCTGA
- a CDS encoding S1C family serine protease, with protein sequence MRQTLIVQPLANSQPNGHAQPTSTMDAREAETVLDAYSQAVVTVVDQILPAVVGIATTRHGLVRTAHGNQPFELPSAGTGFVIAPDGYILTNSHVVHGADRLTVTLSDGRELPASLVGEDPATDLAVIRVQASGLPTAQLGDSDQVRVGQLVIAIGNPFGFAATVTTGVVSALGRSLRSQTGRMIENIIQTDAALNPGNSGGPLVDTRARVIGVNTAIIAGAQGLSFAIPSNTARWVAGLLIKDGRVRRAYLGVVLEVRPMPGIVARANGQQQAQGLVVRQVAPGSPAARAGLRPGDVLARVNDQPLTGFDLLQRMLGQAAIGSTLVLTVRRGQQLLTIPVTLDAEPDA encoded by the coding sequence GGCTGAGACCGTCCTTGATGCGTATTCGCAGGCCGTGGTGACCGTCGTTGACCAGATCCTGCCAGCGGTCGTTGGGATTGCGACAACCCGCCATGGGCTTGTCCGCACCGCACATGGTAATCAACCGTTCGAATTGCCCAGCGCTGGCACGGGCTTTGTCATTGCCCCAGATGGCTATATCCTGACCAATAGCCACGTTGTCCACGGTGCTGATCGCCTGACCGTGACCTTAAGCGATGGGCGTGAACTTCCAGCAAGCCTCGTCGGCGAAGACCCGGCCACCGATCTCGCAGTGATTCGTGTGCAGGCAAGCGGGCTGCCAACCGCACAACTTGGCGATTCTGACCAGGTGCGAGTTGGGCAGCTGGTGATTGCCATTGGCAACCCGTTTGGCTTTGCGGCGACAGTAACGACTGGCGTCGTCTCAGCCCTTGGGCGCTCACTCCGCAGCCAGACAGGGCGGATGATCGAGAACATCATCCAGACGGATGCCGCACTCAACCCCGGCAATTCCGGAGGGCCGCTCGTTGACACGCGTGCGCGGGTTATTGGCGTCAACACGGCCATCATCGCAGGAGCCCAGGGATTGAGTTTTGCGATTCCGTCCAACACCGCCCGCTGGGTCGCTGGCTTGCTCATTAAAGATGGCCGTGTCCGTCGAGCCTATCTGGGCGTCGTGCTCGAAGTGCGCCCGATGCCCGGGATTGTTGCGCGAGCCAACGGTCAACAGCAGGCTCAGGGGCTCGTCGTCCGCCAGGTTGCCCCTGGCAGTCCGGCTGCCCGCGCTGGGCTGCGTCCTGGCGACGTGCTCGCGCGCGTCAACGACCAGCCACTCACCGGCTTCGACCTGCTTCAGCGCATGCTCGGGCAAGCGGCAATCGGTAGCACACTGGTGCTTACAGTACGGCGGGGCCAGCAACTGCTGACCATTCCCGTGACCCTCGATGCTGAGCCCGACGCCTGA
- a CDS encoding HD domain-containing protein, with the protein MNAASEWSQLLAFLRLVGKLKQLRRKGWIDRGVREPESVADHSFRLALLAWLIGQSVGGADPARMALLALVHDMPEALAGDRTPFDDALAAGADRTALFRQPPPRDAAATAAKSHAERAALHEMTAVLPPSLAEALQSLWEEYETGATLEAQLVRQLDKLETALQALEYHETQPELVIDSFVLGLDDAVVHPALRDIAAALQATWKAGSTS; encoded by the coding sequence GTGAACGCAGCGAGCGAATGGTCCCAGTTGCTGGCCTTTCTCCGCCTTGTTGGCAAGCTGAAACAGCTGCGCCGCAAAGGGTGGATCGACCGTGGCGTGCGCGAGCCAGAATCGGTTGCCGACCATAGTTTTCGTCTCGCTCTTCTTGCCTGGCTGATCGGCCAGTCTGTTGGCGGTGCGGATCCAGCACGAATGGCGCTGCTTGCGCTCGTCCACGACATGCCCGAGGCGCTCGCCGGTGATCGGACACCGTTTGATGACGCGCTTGCTGCTGGGGCTGATCGCACGGCGCTCTTTCGCCAGCCACCACCGAGGGACGCAGCTGCAACCGCGGCCAAGTCGCACGCGGAACGCGCAGCTCTGCATGAGATGACGGCAGTGCTCCCACCATCGCTGGCGGAAGCACTGCAGTCGTTGTGGGAAGAGTACGAGACGGGCGCAACGCTCGAGGCGCAACTGGTTCGTCAGCTTGATAAGCTTGAGACAGCGCTGCAGGCACTCGAGTACCACGAAACCCAGCCGGAGCTGGTGATCGATTCGTTCGTGCTCGGCCTGGACGACGCTGTGGTGCATCCGGCGCTGCGGGACATCGCGGCAGCGCTGCAGGCAACTTGGAAAGCCGGATCCACGAGCTAA
- a CDS encoding fumarylacetoacetate hydrolase family protein yields the protein MQLGRVLLGDTPVLVVVENGVAYRADGDPFQGVVRKGEEIGPFAAQTVLPPVARPSKIVAVGLNYALHVTENDPTRTIPDEPVLFMKPPSALLGHGGTILLPPGNRIDYEAELCLVIGRRASRVPESSALDYVLGYTCGNDVSHRDYQRKDGQWVRAKGFDTFCPLGPVIVTDLDPNDLAICSRLNGEVRQNNRTSNMLFPPAFLVSFISNVMTLEPGDVIMTGTPEGVGPMKPGDVIEVEIEGIGVLRNTVAARPAEAAS from the coding sequence ATGCAACTTGGGCGAGTGCTGCTCGGTGATACGCCAGTGCTGGTTGTCGTCGAGAATGGGGTAGCCTATCGTGCTGACGGTGATCCCTTCCAGGGGGTGGTACGTAAAGGTGAAGAGATCGGGCCGTTTGCTGCACAGACCGTGTTGCCGCCGGTAGCGAGACCAAGCAAGATTGTCGCGGTTGGCCTCAACTATGCGTTGCATGTAACCGAGAACGATCCGACGCGCACCATTCCCGATGAACCCGTGTTGTTCATGAAACCGCCGTCTGCGCTCCTCGGCCATGGCGGGACCATCCTGTTGCCGCCAGGGAACCGTATCGACTATGAAGCAGAGCTCTGTCTCGTGATCGGGCGCCGAGCATCGCGCGTGCCTGAATCGTCAGCGCTCGACTATGTGCTCGGGTATACCTGCGGCAATGATGTGAGCCATCGCGACTATCAGCGCAAAGATGGGCAGTGGGTCCGCGCCAAAGGGTTCGACACGTTCTGTCCGCTGGGTCCCGTAATCGTCACCGACCTCGACCCGAATGATCTGGCAATCTGCTCGCGACTCAACGGGGAGGTGCGGCAGAACAACCGGACGAGCAACATGCTGTTTCCACCAGCGTTCCTGGTTTCCTTCATCTCCAACGTGATGACGCTCGAACCAGGCGATGTCATCATGACTGGCACCCCGGAGGGCGTGGGGCCGATGAAGCCGGGCGATGTCATCGAGGTCGAGATCGAGGGGATCGGCGTGCTGCGCAATACGGTCGCGGCACGGCCCGCGGAGGCAGCCTCGTGA
- a CDS encoding NAD(P)/FAD-dependent oxidoreductase, which produces MSEHNVFDVTIIGGGPVGLFAAFYAGMRGLTAKIIDSLPELGGQLIAVYPEKYIYDVAGFPKILAKDYVKGAVEQGLSTGAVPCLGETAQTLTWLPEAGYYALTTDKATHYTRTVIICAGVGSFEPKRLPAPTVAAFEGRGVHYLVRDLESFRDKDVVVVGGGDSAVDWALAITPLARSLTLVHRSKFRAHERSVAALHASSATLYYPGYEVVEVRGNAHLEEVHVHHSPSGETRVIPAQELVVAIGFVADLGPLKSWGLTIERNSIVVDPQTMATNLPGVFAAGDVVTYPGKFKLIATGAAEAITAVNHAVVYLNPAARLDAGHSTNVMEKRERAAQAAEA; this is translated from the coding sequence ATGAGCGAACACAACGTGTTTGATGTAACCATCATCGGTGGTGGGCCGGTGGGGCTCTTCGCCGCCTTCTACGCTGGCATGCGTGGCCTCACTGCCAAAATCATCGATTCCCTGCCCGAACTCGGCGGCCAGCTCATCGCGGTCTACCCGGAAAAGTACATCTACGATGTCGCTGGCTTCCCCAAGATCCTCGCTAAGGACTACGTCAAAGGCGCAGTCGAGCAGGGGCTCTCGACCGGCGCTGTCCCCTGCTTGGGCGAGACCGCCCAGACCCTCACTTGGCTGCCCGAGGCCGGCTACTACGCCCTCACCACCGACAAGGCTACCCACTACACCCGCACGGTCATCATCTGCGCGGGTGTCGGCTCCTTTGAACCCAAGCGCTTGCCCGCCCCGACCGTCGCCGCCTTCGAAGGGCGCGGTGTCCACTACCTTGTGCGAGATCTGGAGTCCTTCCGCGACAAAGACGTGGTGGTCGTGGGCGGCGGGGACTCGGCCGTCGACTGGGCGCTGGCGATCACGCCACTGGCCCGCTCGCTGACGCTGGTCCATCGCTCGAAGTTCCGGGCCCACGAGCGGTCGGTCGCCGCGCTCCATGCGTCGTCGGCCACGCTCTACTACCCCGGCTACGAAGTGGTTGAAGTGCGGGGCAACGCGCACCTTGAGGAAGTCCACGTCCACCACAGCCCCAGCGGCGAAACCCGGGTGATCCCCGCCCAGGAACTGGTGGTCGCCATCGGCTTTGTGGCGGACCTTGGCCCGCTCAAGAGCTGGGGGTTGACCATCGAGCGCAACAGCATCGTCGTTGATCCCCAGACGATGGCGACGAACCTGCCGGGGGTGTTTGCCGCCGGGGATGTGGTGACCTATCCCGGCAAGTTCAAGCTGATTGCCACGGGGGCGGCGGAAGCGATCACGGCAGTCAACCACGCGGTGGTCTACCTCAACCCCGCAGCCCGGCTGGACGCGGGGCACTCGACCAACGTGATGGAGAAGCGCGAGCGGGCAGCGCAGGCGGCCGAAGCCTAG
- the queF gene encoding preQ(1) synthase codes for MPTQPSKELEPIPNPKPERDYEIEITTTEFTCVCPKTGQPDFATLTIRYVPDRWIVELKSLKCYLWSFRNEGHYHEAVTNQILDDLVRVLQPRRLTVVADFNVRGGLHTVVTARYERTVEAAPAAAD; via the coding sequence ATGCCGACGCAGCCGAGCAAGGAGCTGGAGCCGATTCCCAACCCCAAGCCGGAGCGGGACTACGAGATTGAGATTACGACGACCGAGTTCACCTGCGTCTGTCCCAAGACGGGGCAGCCGGACTTTGCCACGCTCACGATCCGGTATGTGCCTGACCGCTGGATTGTGGAGCTGAAGTCGCTCAAGTGCTATCTCTGGTCGTTTCGCAACGAGGGGCACTACCACGAGGCGGTGACGAACCAGATTCTGGATGATCTGGTGCGGGTGCTGCAGCCGCGGCGGCTGACGGTGGTGGCGGACTTCAACGTGCGGGGTGGGCTGCACACGGTGGTGACGGCGCGCTACGAGCGGACGGTGGAGGCGGCGCCGGCAGCCGCCGACTGA